A genome region from Brassica oleracea var. oleracea cultivar TO1000 chromosome C2, BOL, whole genome shotgun sequence includes the following:
- the LOC106324666 gene encoding uncharacterized protein LOC106324666 — MMAVDLLSENSNMSPRISFSRDFCQSDAIPVEKRPLRSSSNSKPSSLNSSVDFDFCIPGGVTSGESFDQGSWSADELFHNGKILPTEIKKKKPESPPPEKRNPGKKVSDTGPAEPSKPDTRKPRKPVEEEEDDVVITEEKPSTKSFWGFKRSSSLNCGSSYGRSLCPLPLLNRSNSTGSTSSKPKQSSRKHTTEHIKLQQSSSLSSSSSGSSSNSSFQKPPLKKNYGGYSYGSHGSGTRVSPVINMVPSGNLFGLGSIFSGNGKDKNKKR; from the coding sequence ATGATGGCGGTGGATCTTCTATCGGAAAACTCTAACATGAGTCCAAGAATCTCGTTCTCTCGTGACTTTTGCCAATCCGATGCAATACCGGTCGAGAAACGTCCGTTACGATCATCGTCGAATTCCAAACCGTCGAGTCTCAATTCAAGCGTCGATTTCGATTTCTGCATTCCCGGCGGCGTAACTTCCGGCGAAAGCTTCGACCAAGGCTCTTGGTCCGCCGACGAGCTCTTCCACAACGGTAAAATCTTACCGACCGAAATCAAGAAGAAGAAACCCGAATCACCACCGCCCGAGAAACGCAATCCGGGTAAAAAAGTATCCGATACCGGTCCAGCCGAACCGTCTAAACCGGATACTAGAAAACCGAGAAAACCGGTTGAAGAAGAGGAAGATGACGTCGTCATAACGGAGGAGAAACCAAGTACGAAGTCGTTTTGGGGGTTTAAGAGAAGTAGCAGCTTAAACTGCGGGAGTAGTTACGGACGGAGTTTATGTCCGTTACCGTTACTAAACCGGAGCAATTCGACCGGTTCGACTTCCAGTAAACCGAAACAGAGCTCAAGGAAACACACAACAGAGCATATAAAGCTACAACAATCGTCATCGTTATCATCTTCATCTTCGGGTTCATCGAGTAACAGTAGCTTTCAGAAACCGCCATTGAAGAAGAATTATGGAGGCTACAGTTACGGAAGCCATGGAAGTGGAACTAGAGTGAGTCCGGTTATAAATATGGTTCCGTCCGGGAACTTGTTTGGTTTAGGTTCTATATTCTCTGGAAATGGAAAAGACAAGAATAAGAAGAGATAG